In Deltaproteobacteria bacterium, the genomic stretch CGGCTCCCAGGCGTGGTAGACGATCACCTGCCCGGGCCGCACCGCCGGTGACACCTTGGCCTGAATCTCGAAGGCACCGATGTCATTGCGGGCACGAACGCGCTCGCCGTCTTTGATCCCGCGCCCGTCGGCGTCCTTGCTGCTCATGTACATCACCGGCTCGCCACGCTGCAGGCGCAGCATGCGCTTGTCCGACCGCCACATGGTGTGGATCGACCAGCGCGTGTGGCCACCGGTCATTTGCAGCGGATAGTTGCCGCCGATCGGCGGGTTATCCTTGTGCACCGGCAGCTCTTCCCCCAGCTCGAAGTACAGCTCGTGGTCGATGTAGAACTGCATCCGCCGGGTCATCGTCGGCCACACCATCTTCTGCTCGGTGTGCCAGGTGTTCGCCGTGATGGTCTCGTCGGGCTTGATGTCGGCAGCGATACCGATGTTGAGCATGCCCATGCCGATACCGGTGTAACGGGCGTAGCCCTTCTCCTTGAGCTGCTCCCAGTTGGTGCCTTTCAGATTGGAGGCGAGGCCAACCATGTCGTTCATGAACTTGTCGGCGTCATGCTCGGTGTAGCGCTGGCCGAAGGTGAAGGTGTCGTAGATCCCGTCGAGCTGGCGTTCCTTGCCGGCGCGGTCACGGAAAGTGGTCTGCCCGCGGGCAACGGCTTGCTCCTGCAAAGTCTTCATCAGCAGACAGTGCCACTCCCACTCGTCCTTGCACTCGCCCAACGGATCGACCGCCTTGGTGGTCGGGTGCGCAAACGGCGAGATCGGCGTCGCCCACGTCAGGTCGTCCTTCTCATAATAGCCGGAGGCCGGCAGCACGTAGTCGCTCTGCAAACCGGTGCTGCTCATCCGCCAGTCCATGGTGACCATGAGCTTGAGCTTGGGGAGCAGATGCTTGAGGAGCTGGGGATAGCCGCGCACGCGGCGGAAGATGTTGCCGCCCTCTTCGAAGACGATCTTGGGCGGCGTCTTGGGCGCGATCTGCCAGCCTTTGTCGATCGCCTCACGCACGTACGAGTCGATCTCGCGTTTGAGGTGCGGGTCCCACGCCCGCGTGTGGCCGTAGAGTTCCTTGAGGCCGCCGTGGAGGTAGAAGAACAGCACCGAGGAGACGAAGCCGCCCTGGGTGTACATCGCGCGGGCTTCCTCGTAGAGGAACATCTCGTCGGTGGCGCCGTCCCACTTCGCCTTGAGGTACTTCGGCGCGTTCTCCGCCGCCAGCGCGACCATGCCGATTTGCAGCGGCAACGCCGGGGCCACGCCCATCGCCTCCGCCGAGTCGATGGTGAGCCACGGGAAGGCGTTCATGCCGCTGCCCTTCTTGCCGAAATGGCCGCAGAGGGCGAGCACGAGGAACTGCACCCGCTCCATTTCGAGCCCGTGATAGAACTTCGAGAAGTTCGACTGGGTCAGGATCGTCGCGGCCTTCGCCTTCGCGATCTCACGAGCCGCGCGGCGGAGCAGGTCGGGCCTGACCCCGGTGATCCGCTCGGCGGCCTCGGGCGCATACT encodes the following:
- a CDS encoding molybdopterin-dependent oxidoreductase; amino-acid sequence: MSSLNITRRQFLRGSGAAAFTLSLGRLSFAAAAGAAGGGLPPVPSYRTWEDVLRRKWTWDKIAKGTHYVNCWYQRGCNWNVFVKDGLVLREEQVASYTPTNSAVPDFNPRGCQKGACYSQRMYDPDRLKYPLKRAGARGEGKWQRVSWDEALKDIAGTMLDVIKEQGPGAIYWDLGTAATNGCHGIGLVRTSFLLDTPFLDMNAEIGDHHPGAAATCGKIGFASSADDWFYSDVILLWGGNPLYTQIPNAHFFNEARYRGARVISIAPDYNPSSIHADLWLPVNIGSDAALGLSMAHVIIEEKLYDAAFVAEQTDLPLLVRKDTRRFLRESDLEPGGADDVFFFYDLTSKSVQPSSKTTLALEPVRPALEGEFKVHTTAGEATVTPVFSRLREHVKQYAPEAAERITGVRPDLLRRAAREIAKAKAATILTQSNFSKFYHGLEMERVQFLVLALCGHFGKKGSGMNAFPWLTIDSAEAMGVAPALPLQIGMVALAAENAPKYLKAKWDGATDEMFLYEEARAMYTQGGFVSSVLFFYLHGGLKELYGHTRAWDPHLKREIDSYVREAIDKGWQIAPKTPPKIVFEEGGNIFRRVRGYPQLLKHLLPKLKLMVTMDWRMSSTGLQSDYVLPASGYYEKDDLTWATPISPFAHPTTKAVDPLGECKDEWEWHCLLMKTLQEQAVARGQTTFRDRAGKERQLDGIYDTFTFGQRYTEHDADKFMNDMVGLASNLKGTNWEQLKEKGYARYTGIGMGMLNIGIAADIKPDETITANTWHTEQKMVWPTMTRRMQFYIDHELYFELGEELPVHKDNPPIGGNYPLQMTGGHTRWSIHTMWRSDKRMLRLQRGEPVMYMSSKDADGRGIKDGERVRARNDIGAFEIQAKVSPAVRPGQVIVYHAWEPFMFAGHKSHQVAIPSPINPIQLAGGYFHLRPMPIANEPGQNDRGTRLEVEKIGA